The Triticum dicoccoides isolate Atlit2015 ecotype Zavitan chromosome 6A, WEW_v2.0, whole genome shotgun sequence genome has a window encoding:
- the LOC119316708 gene encoding E3 ubiquitin-protein ligase GW2 isoform X2: MGNRIGGRRKAGVEERYTRPQGLYEHRDIDQKKLRKLILEAKLAPCYPGADDAAGGDLEECPICFLYYPSLNRSKCCSKGICTECFLQMKPTHTARPTQCPFCKTPNYAVEYRGVKTKEERSIEQFEEQKVIEAQMRVRQQALQDEEDKMKRKQSRCSSSRTIAPTTEVEYRDICSTSYSVPSYQCTQQETECCSSEPSCSAQANMRSFHSRHTRDDNIDMNIEDMMVMEAIWRSIQEQGSIGNPSCGSFMPFEQPTRERQAFVAAPPLEMPHPGGFSCAVAAMAEHQPSSMDFSYMTGSSAFPVFDMFRRPCNIAGGSMGAAESSPDSWSGIAPSCSRREVVREEGECSTDHWSEGAEAGTSYAGSDIVVDAGTMLPLPFADNYSMVASHFRPESIEEQMMYSMAVSLAEAHGRTHTQGLAWL; this comes from the exons ATGGGGAACAGAAtaggagggaggaggaaggccgGGGTGGAGGAGCGGTACACGAGGCCGCAGGGGCTGTACGAGCACAGGGATATCGACCAGAAGAAGCTACGCAAGTTGATCCTCGAGGCCAAGCTCGCGCCCTGCTACCCGGGGGCTGACGACGCCGCGGGGGGTGACCTGGAGGAGTGCCCCATCTGCTTCCTG TACTACCCAAGCCTTAACCGATCAAAATGTTGCTCGAAAGGGATATGTACAG AGTGCTTTCTTCAAATGAAACCAACTCATACTGCTCGACCTACACA ATGCCCATTCTGCAAAACCCCCAACTATGCTGTGGAGTATCGTGGTGTAAAGACAAAGGAGGAAAGGAGCATAGAGCAATTT GAAGAACAGAAAGTCATTGAAGCACAGATGAGGGTGCGGCAGCAAGCACTTCAAGACGAAGAGGATAAGATGAAAAGAAAACAGAGTAGGTGCTCTTCTAGCAGAACAATCGCTCCAACAACAGAAGTGGAGTATCGAGATATTTGCAGCACATCCTATTCAG TGCCATCGTACCAATGTACCCAGCAAGAAACTGAATGTTGTTCGTCTGAGCCTTCATGTTCTGCTCAGGCTAACATGCGGTCTTTCCATTCTAGGCATACTCG TGATGATAACATAGACATGAACATAGAGGACATGATGGTTATGGAAGCGATTTGGCGTTCAATTCAG GAGCAAGGAAGTATAGGAAATCCTTCTTGTGGGAGCTTTATGCCTTTTGAGCAACCAACGCGTGAGAGGCAGGCATTCGTTGCAGCTCCTCCTCTAGAAATGCCCCATCCTGGTGGATTTTCTTGTGCTGTTGCTGCTATGGCTGAGCACCAGCCATCAAGCATGGATTTCTCTTACATGACTGGTAGTAGTGCGTTCCCAGTCTTTGACATGTTCCGCCGACCGTGCAACATTGCTGGTGGAAGCATGGGTGCTGCGGAAAGTTCACCAGATAGCTGGAGCGGGATAGCGCCAAGTTGCAGCAGAAGGGAAGTGGTAAGAGAGGAAGGAGAGTGCTCAACCGACCACTGGTCAGAGGGTGCAGAGGCCGGGACAAGCTATGCCGGCTCGGACATTGTGGTGGATGCGGGGACAATGCTACCGTTGCCTTTTGCTGACAATTACAGTATGGTTGCAAGCCATTTCCGTCCTGAGAGCATCGAAGAACAAATGATGTATTCCATGGCTGTTTCTTTAGCAGAAGCTCATGGTAGAACGCACACGCAAGGGTTGGCATGGTTGTAA
- the LOC119316708 gene encoding E3 ubiquitin-protein ligase GW2 isoform X1, whose protein sequence is MGNRIGGRRKAGVEERYTRPQGLYEHRDIDQKKLRKLILEAKLAPCYPGADDAAGGDLEECPICFLYYPSLNRSKCCSKGICTECFLQMKPTHTARPTQCPFCKTPNYAVEYRGVKTKEERSIEQFEEQKVIEAQMRVRQQALQDEEDKMKRKQSRCSSSRTIAPTTEVEYRDICSTSYSVPSYQCTQQETECCSSEPSCSAQANMRSFHSRHTRDDNIDMNIEDMMVMEAIWRSIQQEQGSIGNPSCGSFMPFEQPTRERQAFVAAPPLEMPHPGGFSCAVAAMAEHQPSSMDFSYMTGSSAFPVFDMFRRPCNIAGGSMGAAESSPDSWSGIAPSCSRREVVREEGECSTDHWSEGAEAGTSYAGSDIVVDAGTMLPLPFADNYSMVASHFRPESIEEQMMYSMAVSLAEAHGRTHTQGLAWL, encoded by the exons ATGGGGAACAGAAtaggagggaggaggaaggccgGGGTGGAGGAGCGGTACACGAGGCCGCAGGGGCTGTACGAGCACAGGGATATCGACCAGAAGAAGCTACGCAAGTTGATCCTCGAGGCCAAGCTCGCGCCCTGCTACCCGGGGGCTGACGACGCCGCGGGGGGTGACCTGGAGGAGTGCCCCATCTGCTTCCTG TACTACCCAAGCCTTAACCGATCAAAATGTTGCTCGAAAGGGATATGTACAG AGTGCTTTCTTCAAATGAAACCAACTCATACTGCTCGACCTACACA ATGCCCATTCTGCAAAACCCCCAACTATGCTGTGGAGTATCGTGGTGTAAAGACAAAGGAGGAAAGGAGCATAGAGCAATTT GAAGAACAGAAAGTCATTGAAGCACAGATGAGGGTGCGGCAGCAAGCACTTCAAGACGAAGAGGATAAGATGAAAAGAAAACAGAGTAGGTGCTCTTCTAGCAGAACAATCGCTCCAACAACAGAAGTGGAGTATCGAGATATTTGCAGCACATCCTATTCAG TGCCATCGTACCAATGTACCCAGCAAGAAACTGAATGTTGTTCGTCTGAGCCTTCATGTTCTGCTCAGGCTAACATGCGGTCTTTCCATTCTAGGCATACTCG TGATGATAACATAGACATGAACATAGAGGACATGATGGTTATGGAAGCGATTTGGCGTTCAATTCAG CAGGAGCAAGGAAGTATAGGAAATCCTTCTTGTGGGAGCTTTATGCCTTTTGAGCAACCAACGCGTGAGAGGCAGGCATTCGTTGCAGCTCCTCCTCTAGAAATGCCCCATCCTGGTGGATTTTCTTGTGCTGTTGCTGCTATGGCTGAGCACCAGCCATCAAGCATGGATTTCTCTTACATGACTGGTAGTAGTGCGTTCCCAGTCTTTGACATGTTCCGCCGACCGTGCAACATTGCTGGTGGAAGCATGGGTGCTGCGGAAAGTTCACCAGATAGCTGGAGCGGGATAGCGCCAAGTTGCAGCAGAAGGGAAGTGGTAAGAGAGGAAGGAGAGTGCTCAACCGACCACTGGTCAGAGGGTGCAGAGGCCGGGACAAGCTATGCCGGCTCGGACATTGTGGTGGATGCGGGGACAATGCTACCGTTGCCTTTTGCTGACAATTACAGTATGGTTGCAAGCCATTTCCGTCCTGAGAGCATCGAAGAACAAATGATGTATTCCATGGCTGTTTCTTTAGCAGAAGCTCATGGTAGAACGCACACGCAAGGGTTGGCATGGTTGTAA